tggacgctgcctcaggggctgcgatctcagaggcgatcgagccgaactccagccccgcactccgcatggcccgtgactccgaggatccggattcctctccgaactccgagccccccgcgcccctgccaatcgaatccgagtgggcgccggtaatggagttcaccgcagcagacatctttcagcattcgccttttggcgacatcctgaattctcttaagtctctctctttatcaggagagccctggccggactacggtcagcaagggtgggatacggacggtgaggaaattcaaaacccacccaccacccactttttagccactgtcgacgacttaaccgacatacttgacttcggctccgaagacatcgacggcatggacgacgatataggagacgaacaggaaccagcacctgtagggcgctggaaagccacctcgtcatacgacatatacatggtggatactccaaaagatggagaaggcgatggaacaatgggggataacgcccccaagaaacagccaaagcgccggcgtcagcggcgccgctctaaatcccgccaaagcaaaaaacggtgattccggcacaggagataatactaccccggacagcgccgaagaacacccaccttagcaagattcggcacaggaagatggagaagccagccctcatgagagagcggcagaccaagaggtcgaggatgataactatacgcctccctccgaagacgaggcaagcctcgatgacgatgaattcgtcataccatcagaccccgccgaacaagagcgttttaaacgcaggcttttagccacggcacgcagcctcaagaaaaagcagcaacagcttagagctgcccaagatttgctagctgacagatggactgaagtccttgcagccgaagagtatgaactcgaacgcccctccaagagttacccgaagcacaggccgctaccccgatcagaggaggaagcacctacatcaccagcgcatgacatggcagaccggccaccccgtggccgtgacagagatgccgctcagccctccacccaagccatgccccgacgccgcacaactaaggcacgggaaaatgcgcccgacctgcgagacatactggaggataaagcaagacaaacaagatcgatctacggatcgcgcaggcgccctacagcatgtgacaatgatcttcactccggatacaacaaatccggccgggccgaacacaacagacatagctcttccgagttgcgtcgtgatatagcccagtacagaggcgccgcacacctgctatgcttcacgaatgaagtaatggatcataaaatcccagagggcttcaaacccgtaaacatcgaatcatacgatggcaccacagacccggcggtatggatcgaggactatctccttcacatccacatggcacgcggcgatgatctacacgccatcaagtacctcccgctcaaacttaaaggaccggcccggcattggcttaacagcttgccaacagactcaatcggttcttgggaggacctggaagccgcattcctcgataacttccagggcacttacgtacgaccgccggatgccgacgacttaagccacataattcagcagccagaagaatcagccagacaattctagacacggttcctaacaaagaaaaaccagatagtcgactgtccggacgcagaggccctagcagccttcaagcataacatccgcgacgagtggcttgcccggcacctgggacaggaaaagccgaaatccatggcagcactcacgacactcatgacccgcttttgcgcgggagaagacagttggctggctcgcagtaacaacttatcaaagaaccctggtaattcggataccaaggacaaaagtggcaggacacgtcggaataagcaaaaacgccgcgttaacagcgacagcaatgaagagacggcagtcaatgccggattcagaggctataaatccggtcagcggaaaaagccattcaaaaagaatactcagggcccgtccagtttggaccgaatactcgatcgcttgtgccagatacatggcacccccgaaaagctagccaatcacactaacagggattgttgggtgttcaagtaggcaggcaagttaagagccgaaaacagagacaaggggctgcacagcgacgacgaagagcccaagccgccgaacaacaatggacagaagggctttcccccacaagtgcggacggtgaacatgatatacgcaacccatattcccaagcaggagcggaagcgtgcgctgcgggacgtatacgcgatggagccagtcgccccaaagttcaacccatggtcctcctgcccgatcacctttgatcgaagggaccatcccactagcatccgtcatggcggcttcgctgcattggttctcgacccaatcatcgacggatttcacctcacaagagtcctcatggacggcggcagtagcctgaacctgctttatcaggacacagtgcggaaaatgggcataaatccctcaaggatcaaacccacaagaacaacctttaaaggcgttatactaggtgtagaagccaactatacaggctcagtaacacttgacgtggtcttcggatccccggataatttccgaagcgaagagttaatctttgatatagtcccgtttcgcagtggctatcacgccctactcggacgaaccgcattcacaaaattcaatgcggtgccgcattacgcatatctcaaactcaagatgccaggccctcgaggagtaatcacggtcaacggaaacaccgaacgctccctccgtacggaggagcatacggcggctctcgcagcggagatacaaagtagccttcttaggcaattcccCAGTCTGGCCATTAAAAacccagacactgccaagcgcgcccggagtaacctacagcaggaccgcctggcacactttgagcaagcgtagcaatgcggccccaaccccagctttcacgacctagcgaaaccagtacctcgcgtacacaactacgcacgtgaaataccatgggcacaggggaaggggcacaataaacgGCACGCCCAACATACGGCTTAAAACATACTAGGGGCtgtcggattctttttttaattttttcttactttcaggactccatacttcggacgacctgttcggcaactcgactgccgcacaaacgatgcaagatccagggaggcagacaagccatgccgcattatggaactcccaggtggtctctgttatgagcggtatacctgttttaaatacaattccgcggcctgaccctggtcaggacatactgaatagtccaatatattttgcttatcgcactatttgtatcattcgactttgataaatagcctctctataaacaatgcttagcttctcgtctattttttgcattactctattttatatatgttcattaatgacatgttgcacccgtacactatggtacgacaagtacgccaggggcttcagtaccctttaatatggtgtgagaagtccatacactttcacaagtgcggcaccccggacttatagcactatatgcatcggcttcgaatcatgatttaggtcaatagttgggtttgcccggctcctatgttttggtgccttacgttccgctatatcggctaaggtagcactaggagaaccactgcgattgtgccccggttgagctgggctaagcacctcagtggagaaagctaaaactgactgtcatgatgaggcgagagaccggtcgctgttcgagaggtttttcgggtccctaaaggcctatgccgcttcgagcgaggagctggataaccccagccaaggagtggatagcgccccgaactcggtcttccgaactaggggcttcgccgaaatttaaaattataaagttctatggctaagtgagagcgttcaagcattatagtccgattgcctagttcgccgtgctgagcgcctccctcgaaggacccaactatgggaaaaagagtgctcaggtttatccctgaacaccccagcactagtggcatgggggcagaagccgacgactggccatctctcaattttttgataaacgaccgcacagaaaataatattttaaattcaacaagcattgcttaagcgcctatgaacaagttttcagcgcacaggataaaaacgagcgagtttattcaaaaattacatccttggtacattcatctgccacaaggcaagcacccgcaagaacatccttgtaatagttctcgggcttgcgatgctccttccccggcggcggcccgtccttcacaagcttctcaccgtctagcttaccccagtgcacctttacacgggcaagggccctacgggcaccttcgatgcatacggagcgcttaaggacctcgagccttggacaggcctccaccagctgccacaccagcccgaagtagctcccaggcagggcctctccgggccacagccgaactatgaagcccttcatggcctgttcggccgccttgtggagttcgaccagctgtttcagctggtcgctcaagggcacagggtgtccggcctcagcatactgaaaccagaacaccttctccgtcgagctgccctcttcagctcggtagaatgcggcggcatcggatacgctgcggggaagatctgtgaatgcccctggagaactccggattcgggtaagtaacaagtagtttacttttatatttctgctttgcataaagaatgccttacccgttgctatcttcttcatatcctccaactctcggagggccttttgggcttcggccttggcagacttggcagtctcaagggccgtcgcgaccTCGGACACTCGGGTctctgactcaagctccaaactctcatgttttctcatgagagcctgaagctcttgctgcacctcgccgacctgagccccaagtttttctcgctcggtgcgctccgcggccgttttcttttcggcctcagacaatgcttgcttgagggtcgccacctcagtcgtggcccctacaataagcagtacaatcctgttattttttgcaatcacgcctctctataggcacttatttctataaggtatttcttaccttctttctcctcgagttgccgcttggcaaggccgagctcttgctcggaccgctcgagtccctgtttcaggacacccacctccgcagtcagtgcggcggtggacagcagcgaagcctacatacgcatattgactctttattgttagactcctgcgaaatttaatagatcctctattcggcttttctttccgaacgccaaatagagcatcaggggctactgtctatgcggtaatatttttacatatttttacttacctcgaagcctgttaggaggctagcgcaagcttcactcagcccgctcttggcggactggaccttctggatcaccgtactcataatagtacggtgctcctcgtcgatggaggcgccttcaagcacctccagcagattgtccggcacctctggttggacggaggttgccggctcagaagacttgctcctcttggaaggagctcgcctaccgcggtccggaatcgttgaagattccggcacggtgtccggcttaaggccggacttggagccctggagggtcttgtcccctttactcctggagtctgggaggttgccttgcggctcctccaggaccacctcctgctgccccggagcttgtcacgacgccacttcggcgtcgtccgcagtgaggggggagacagcgggcggaacggagttcacgtccgatgaatccagggagccgctcgacgactcgttgagttcggcccggggcgggctgcataagtATCATCGACATTAGgtaaagctgtgcaacaaaggaacatcacgagttactctgatatccgaacttacgatttcgccggacgcttggccctgtccggccactcctcttcgtcttcttcggcgtcgggggaatagtccggcggaggggtcttcctcttcctggacccctcggcctccccagttggggcggcctccctcttctttcctccccccgctggagggggagtggtttcttcttcctcctccttgttttcatgggaggagggcgtctcggactcgccgaatgatgagtccgacaacaccacattacgggtactctttcgagtccccgtggtcttcttcttcttagccttcttctccggcaccacataaggcgccggagtcAGCAGCTTCaccagtagagctggggctgggtcttcgggcagcggagtcgGACAGTTAATCAGTTCGGccatcgcccgccaagcctgtcaaaggcaagggagtttagatcacgcatagagtcaaactatgaaaaaagcttgaaCATCCTGTAACAGGTGTAGATAGCATACCTTGCTAGTGTGACGCtgtgagctgtatccgcggtcctcggaagcggatgcgggagcctcggcgcccttgaatagcatcttccaggcatcttcgtacgttgtgtcgaagagcctgctgagggtttgatgctgcgccgagtcgaactcccacagattgaaatcccggtgttggcacgggaggatccggcggacgagcataacctggattatgttgacaagccggattggcttgttcaccagggaccggatgcatgtttgcaatccggtcacctctttctcgtcgccccacgacaggcccatctctttccaggacacaagccacgtggggggtccggatcggaactcagggaccgcggtccattccggatcgcgtggctcggtgatgtaaaaccacccggattgccatccctttagggtctccacgaaagagccctcgaaccatagggtgttggccatcttgcccgccatggcacctccgcactccgcctggctgccgctcaccaccttgggcttgacgttgaatgtcttgagccagaggccgaaatgggggcggacgcggagaaaggcctcgcacacgacgataaacaccgagatattgaggatgaagttcggagtcagatcatggaaatccaggccgtagtagaacatgagccccgggacaaatgggtggagtggaaaacccagtccgcggaggaagtggaggagaaataccaccctctcatggggccttggggtggggataagctgtcccttctcgggaagccggtgcgcgatttccttggacagatacccggccttccttagcttcttgattttgtccTCCGTAACGgtggagaccatccatttgcctcccgctccggacattgctggagaaggttgaggtgggaagtgcgggcttgggcgctggagctcgggtgcgcgagagatgggtaggcaagggagaaagaaggcgtaggtaaatagggtggatccttatccccttatataggcggatgcggttatgcgtccccacttgcctagtaaaacccgcttgcctcccgagcgccgtgataaatggcgcggttgggttacccacatccgtattaatgagaatcccgtaaaaatggtacacgatctctgctttgacaagacgtgccaaggaaaccacctcgcaaaacatgctgaggtggaaaaataaaaacgattcgagtaaaggacttggctgtagtgtgatggcgcactgcagaatacgtcagcagatttgatttgtgttaatattattctctctatagcaatatgtggaaacttattttacagagtcggacactactcttggtgattacaatcttctatgaaggacttggaggaggaacccgccttgcaatgccgaagacaatttgcgcgctggactcgtcgttattgaagcctggttcaggggctactgagggagtcatggattagggggtgttcggatagccggactataccttcagccggactcccggactatgaagatataagattgaagacttcgtcccgtgtccggatgggactttccttggcgtggaaggcaagcttggcgatgcgacattcaagatctcctaccattgtaaccgactctatgtaaccatagccctatccggtgtctatataaaccggagggttgtagcccgtagaggatcaactccatacacaatcataccataggctagcttctagggtttagcctccttgatctcgtggtagatctactcttgtactacccatatcttcaatattaatcaagcaggagtagggttttacctccatcgagagggcccgaacctgggtaaaacaaagtgtctcctgtctcctgttaccatccgacctagatgcacagttcgggaccccctacccgagatccgccggttttgacaccgacacataggACGAAGTGGAAGCTACAATGATGCATTATTGGGTGAAGCTCAATGCCCATGGCAAACTAGATCAATTACCTATGAAGAAGTTCAAGCTCGAGAAGAGGAAGCTTGAGACGAAGCCTGCTTTGGGCATCGATGAAATTTGAAAACTTCTTGAACATCTTTCAGGGAGTGCTTTTGAATTTAAATGGATGGTTGAGTTGCGGTTGATTTGGATATATTTGTCAAAGTGACGCATCTGTTAAAGTGACCAGAGGCAGTCATttggtttgttttatttttttaaggaAAGTGGCGGGCATTTGGTGACTCCCGTTAAATGGCCTTCGCCACTATTCCTGACCGCGGACACGTCTAAACATGTCCGCAAGCATTTGGTGATGTTCGTATTGGTGAACCGTATTGGAGTTGCCCTAAGTCTGCCAGCTAACCTTCAGCGTAGGATTCACAAAACAGACACCATTCATAatttaaataaaactaaataataataataataataataataataataataataataataataataataataataataataataataataataataagcaacAACCGAATACAAATCTGAAAGGTAAAAGCGACACCTAACTGCGTTTCTTGGCCAAGAGCAAGCCTTCCTCttgtttttttttgagcatcagtacagacacaagcgctcatatacacgcgcatacagcGACACATAGGACGAAGTGGAAGCTACAATGATGCATTATTGGGTGAAGCTCAATGCCCATGGCAAACTAGATCAATTACCTATGAAGAAGTTCAAGCTCGAGAAGAGGAAGCTTGAGACGAAGCCTGCTTTGGGCATCGATGAAATTTGAAAACTTCTTGAACATCTTTCAGGGAGTGCTTTTGAATTTAAATGGATGGTTGAGTTGCTGTTGATTTGGATATATTTGTCAAAGTGACGCATCTGTTAAAGTGACCAGAGGCAGTCATttggtttgttttattttttttaaggaAAGTGGCGGGCATTTGGTGACTCCCGTTAAATGGCCTTCGCCACTATTCCTGACCGCGGACACGTCTGAACATGTCCGCAAGCATTTGGTGATGTTCGTATTGGTGAACCGTATTGGAGTTGCCCTAAGTCTGCCAGCTAACCTTCAGCGTAGGATTCACAAAACAGACACCATTCATAATTTAAATaaaattaaataataataataataataataataataataataataataataataataataataataataataataataataataataataataagcaacAACCGAATACAAATCTGAAAGGTAAAAGCGACACCTAACTGCGTTTCTTGGCCAAGAGCAAGCCTTCCTCttgttttttttgagcatcagtacagacacaagcgctcatatacacgcgcatacagcGACACATAGGACGAAGTGGAAGCTACAATGATGCATTATTGGGTGAAGCTCAATGCCCATGGCAAACTAGATCAATTACCTATGAAGAAGTTCAAGCTCGAGAAGAGGAAGCTTGAGACGAAGCCTGCTTTGGGCATCGATGAAATTTGAAAACTTCTTGAACATCTTTCAGGGAGTGCTTTTGAATTTAAATGGATGGTTGAGTTGCTGTTGATTTGGATATATTTGTCAAAGTGACGCATCTGTTAAAGTGACCAGAGGCAGTCATttggtttgttttattttttttaaggaAAGTGGCGGGCATTTGGTGACTCCCGTTAAATGGCCTTTGCCACTATTCCTGACCGCGAACACGTCTAAACATGTCCGCAAGCATTTGGTGATGTTCGTATTGGTGAACCGTATTGGAGTTGCCCTAAGTCTGCCAGCTAACCTTCAGCGTAGGATTCACAAAACAGACACCATTCATAatttaaataaaactaaataataataataataataataataataataataataataataataataataataatagtaataataataataagcaacAACCGAATACAAATCTGAAAGGTAAAAGCGACACCTAACTGCGTTTGTTGGCCAAAAGCAAGCCTTCCTCttgttttttttgagcatcagtacagacacaagcgctcatatacacgcgcatacactcacccctatgaacgcacacacgcacaccctacccctatgagcacctccgagagactgagccggcatatcatcttgagatttacgaagtcaccgtaggcgcctcgtcgtcgacgggaacgtctcctcccactaaaagtgcatcgccgaaaatcctgaaataaatttagaaataatgcgagcaccaggatttgaaccctgtgggttggggataccactgtccacctaaccaactcaaccacaggttgattcgcaagCCTTCCTCTTGTTGGGATGTCAACATCTCGGTACCATGATAGTAGGGCAACGTGAGAAAATTGTGCGACATTTCTGCTGTTGTCACCACACTTGAATTCGTTTCATGAGAAGAAAATCTTGGCGCTGGGAATGGATCTGACTACCGAATAATGATCATAGAGATACAGGATCTTCCACATGGCGAGACAAGTTACGCTGAAGTTGCTTACCAACAAATCTGCCCACCTATGCACATATAGTTATTCCTACTCTTCCAAGTTCCAACGTAGCTGAACAACCAAAACTACCCCACGAAACCGGACTACGTGTATCTATTTAATCGGCACCGTCCCCCAAGTGTAAAGGATCTTGTTCTCCCCTTGATCAGCACTGACACTGGCTAGGCAAGGTAGCGACCATATACACAACACCCCGTAGTATCAACGCACCGCCATGGCCAAGCTGCACCGGCTCGTCTCCGTCGTGCTCAGGCTCGTCGCGGCCGTCACCGCGGCCGCCGCGGCGATAATCATGGTGACCAGCCGCGAGACCACCAGCTTGTTCGGCCTGGAAATCGAGGCCAAGTTCTCTCACATTCCGTCATTTATGTAAGTAATGTTTCTCAAAAAAAACTTATATGTGGAGGTCGTTGCGCATTTTCATTGTTTGATTTGGCATATATGCAGCTTCTTCGTGGTGGCATACGCCGTGGCATGCGTCTACAGCCTGCTCGTCATCCTCGTGCCGCCCGGGGGCGCCGCCTCGAGATTGGTCGTCATGGCCGACGTGGCAATGGGGATGGTGCTCACCGGCGCCGTGGCGGCCACGGGCGCGATCGCGGAGGTCGGGAGGAACGGCAACGAGCACGCCGGGTGGCTGCCGATCTGCGAGCAGGTGCACGGCTACTGCAACCAGGTCATGGGAGCCCTCATCGCCGGGTTCGTCGCGCTGGTCGTCTACTTCCTCATCATCATGCACTCCCTCCACGCCGTCACTGATACCATGTGTCCGTGCCATTAGCTACCATTATAGTGCTGTACCGTCGATGATCTATGTACCGGGTGGTCGCGCAAAAAAAATATTGTGTTGTTCAGTGATTTGTTTTGGTCATCTTCTTCATTTAGTCTGACGGACCAAGGGCGAAATGTGGCGAGATGTTtgaaaagaaaatattttgttcGTTATGCCGATCATGTTACTATTGATGTTGGAGATTTGAAATGAACAATATTCTTGAACTCGTATTTCTAGGCAAGGTGAAGAGGTGTCAGTCCTTGGTAGTAGTTCGCATTTACTAGCACTTGTATGGAAATGGAACTTGTCTTGCCTACTGGTTTTCAAGGATGTCAccctcaaaagaaaagaaaaaatcaaCGATGTTGTCCAACAGAATCTCTTTTTCGAAGAAACTAACCTGCGAGGAAAAAAAAACAATTAAGGTCAGTTGGACAG
The sequence above is drawn from the Triticum aestivum cultivar Chinese Spring chromosome 7A, IWGSC CS RefSeq v2.1, whole genome shotgun sequence genome and encodes:
- the LOC123151630 gene encoding CASP-like protein 1C1 produces the protein MAKLHRLVSVVLRLVAAVTAAAAAIIMVTSRETTSLFGLEIEAKFSHIPSFIFFVVAYAVACVYSLLVILVPPGGAASRLVVMADVAMGMVLTGAVAATGAIAEVGRNGNEHAGWLPICEQVHGYCNQVMGALIAGFVALVVYFLIIMHSLHAVTDTMCPCH